The candidate division WOR-3 bacterium genome contains a region encoding:
- a CDS encoding RNA-binding protein — translation MGTRIFVGNLPFSATETQLNELFSQHGEVTSVSIVKDKFTDRSRGFAFVEMTAADAATAAIAALNSYQMEGRPLTVNVARERTEGSRPPRGNDRRSPRSGGFSGNRW, via the coding sequence ATGGGTACGCGCATATTCGTAGGGAATCTTCCCTTCAGCGCAACCGAGACGCAGCTCAACGAGCTGTTCAGTCAGCATGGCGAAGTGACTTCGGTCAGCATCGTGAAGGACAAGTTCACGGACAGGTCACGGGGATTTGCGTTCGTCGAGATGACCGCTGCCGATGCAGCGACCGCGGCGATTGCAGCCCTCAACTCGTACCAGATGGAAGGCCGGCCGCTTACCGTCAACGTGGCGCGCGAGCGCACCGAAGGTTCGCGTCCGCCCCGCGGCAACGATCGTCGTTCGCCGCGTAGCGGCGGCTTCTCCGGCAACCGCTGGTAG